One part of the Raphanus sativus cultivar WK10039 chromosome 7, ASM80110v3, whole genome shotgun sequence genome encodes these proteins:
- the LOC108814188 gene encoding COP9 signalosome complex subunit 1 codes for MERDEESSVPMMEMCTNGGGEDTSNRRPIISGEPLDVEAYATLYKGRTKIMRLLFIASHCGGNQTMQLEALRMAYDEIKKGENTQLFRDVVNRINGRLGDKYGMDSAWCESVDRRAEQKKGRLENELSSYRTNLIKESIRMGHNDFGDFYYACGLLNDAFKNYVRTRDYCTTAKHIIHMCMNAILVSIEMGQFSHVSSYVNKAEQNPEALEPIVAAKLRCASGLAHLELKKYKLAARKFLDVSPELGNSYNEVIAPQDVATYGGLCALASFDRSELKAKVIDNINFRDFLELVPEVRELINDFYSSRYASCLEYLGSLRANLLLDIHLHDHVDILYDQIRKKALIQYTLPFVSVDLSRMADAFKTSVSGLEKELEALITDNQIQARIDSHNKILYARHADQRNATFQKVLQMGNEFDRDVRSMMLRANLLKHEYHARAGRNH; via the exons ATGGAGCGAGACGAAGAATCAAGCGTACCGATGATGGAGATGTGCACTAACGGAGGAGGCGAAGACACCTCCAATCGGAGACCAATTATAAGCGGCGAACCTCTCGACGTGGAAGCTTACGCGACGCTGTACAAGGGACGAACGAAGATCATGCGGTTACTCTTCATCGCTAGCCATTGCGGTGGGAACCAGACGATGCAGCTCGAAGCGTTGAGGATGGCTTACGACGAGATCAAGAAGGGGGAGAACACTCAGTTGTTCAGAGATGTGGTCAATAGGATCAACGGGAGGCTCGGGGATAAGTATGGGATGGATTCGGCTTGGTGTGAGAGTGTAGATCGTCGCGCTGAGCAGAAGAAAGGAAGGCTGGAGAACGAGCTCAGTTCGTATCGG ACTAATCTGATCAAGGAAAGCATCAGAATGGGTCATAATGACTTTGGTGACTTCTACTATGCTTGTGGTTTGCTCAATGATGCGTTCAAGAACTATGTTCGAACACGAGACTACTGCACCACGGCTAAGCACATTATTCACATGTGTATGAACGCCATTCTCGTCAGCATCGAGATGGGACAGTTCAGTCATGTTTCAAGCTACGTGAACAAGGCAGAGCAGAATCCAGAAGCCCTTGAACCTATTGTAGCTGCTAAACTGCGATGTGCTTCTGGATTGGCTCACTTGGAGCTGAAAAAGTATAAGCTCGCTGCTCGTAAG TTTTTGGATGTTAGTCCAGAACTTGGGAATTCATATAACGAGGTCATTGCTCCACAAGACGTTGCAACCTATGGAGGACTTTGTGCACTGGCTAGCTTTGATCGATCAGAATTAAAG GCAAAAGTGATTGACAACATCAACTTCAGGGATTTCTTGGAGCTAGTACCCGAAGTGAGGGAACTTATCAACGATTTTTATTCAAG CCGCTATGCTTCCTGTCTGGAGTATCTAGGAAGTCTCAGAGCGAATCTGTTGCTGGACATCCATCTACATGATCACGTTGACATTCTCTATGATCAGATAAGGAAGAAGGCTCTTATTCAGTACACGCTGCCATTTGTGTCTGTTGATTTGAGCAGGATGGCCGATGCGTTCAAGACGAGTGTCTCTGGTCTAGAGAAGGAACTGGAAGCCTTGATAACAGACAACCAAATACAG GCACGGATTGATTCACACAACAAAATCCTCTATGCAAGGCACGCGGATCAGAGGAATGCAACTTTCCAAAAGGTGCTTCAGATGGGTAACGAGTTCGATAGGGATGTCAGATCAATGATGTTGAGAGCCAACCTTCTTAAACATGAGTATCATGCCAGAGCTGGAAGAAACCATTGA